From a region of the Arachis ipaensis cultivar K30076 chromosome B09, Araip1.1, whole genome shotgun sequence genome:
- the LOC107618941 gene encoding copper transport protein ATX1, with the protein MSQTVVLKVGMTCEGCVGAVKRVLGKLDGVESYDVDLKEQKVVVKGNVEPEKVLQTVSKTGKKTTFWDAEKPAQ; encoded by the exons ACCGTGGTCCTCAAAGTTGGTATGACATGTGAAGGATGTGTTGGAGCAGTGAAGAGGGTTTTGGGGAAATTGGATG GTGTGGAATCATATGACGTTGACTTGAAGGAACAGAAGGTGGTAGTGAAAGGAAACGTTGAACCGGAAAAAGTTCTGCAAACTGTTTCCAAGACTGGGAAGAAGACTACTTTCTGGGATGCCGAAAAACCGGCTCAGTAA